The bacterium genome contains the following window.
TGACGGCACCTTCCGCATGTTCACAGACCTGGGAGCGAACACCGCCTCCCTGTCCATCCGGGCGGTAGACCCTGCCGGGAACGTGCTTTCCCATGTGAGGGAGCTGAGATGAAAGCAGGGAGGAGGCAGGAGGGAGGAGGGAGGAGAGGGTTGCGGCTCGTGCTCATAACCCTCCTGATCCTTGCTGCTGCTGCGGCGACGACCGGGTGCAAGAGCAGGGCGGACAAGTTCTCCCTGGCCCAGAGGTTCAACGGGGTGGGGATCGCCCTGTACGGCCGGGGTAATATCCCGGAGGCGCTGGAGAGGTTCCAGAAGGCCGCCGGGTACGCCCCCGACTTCGCTTTCGCGAGGAACAACTCCGGGGTGGGGTTCTATCACCTGGGGCAGGTGGAGTTGGCTGTGGCCGAGTTCAGGACCGCGGCCGCGCTTTCCCCCGAGACCGCCGAGATCCACGGCAACCTTGGAGTGGCCCTCATGGTCCTGGGGCAGTTCGATGAAGCGGAAAAAGAACTGGTGCAGGCCATCTCCCTGGAACCGGAGTACGTGCTGGCCTACAGCAACCTGGGGGCTCTCCGGTTCCGGACCGGGCGGCCGAACGCGGCCATCGTCACCTACCGGAAAGGGCTTGCCATCGACGAAAGCAACAGCCGCCTGCACCACAACCTGGGGGATGCCCTCATGGCCCAGGGTAATTACAGCGACGCGGTAAAGGAGTACAACCGCGCCCTGGAGCTCAACCCGGACAGCACCATCACTTTCAATAACCTGGCGTGGGCCTACGCCAAGAGGGGGGTCAACATCGAGGACGCCCTGGCGCTTGCCACCGCGGCCCTGGAGCAGGACCAGGAGAACGGCTTTTACTACGACACCCTGGGGTGGATCTACTTCAACCAGGGGAAGTTCGAAGAAGCCCTCGGTGCGCTGGCGAGCGCTACGAAGTTCCAGCCTGGGATCCCTGAGATCCACTTCCACCTGGGGGAGACCTACCGGTGGATGGGGAAGAATCATGAGGCGACAGAGGAGTACGGGCGGGTGATCGGGCTGGAGCCGTATGGGGAATGGGCGGATCGGGCCCAGAAAGCCATCTGGTCAATAAAGGGTCTTTAATAAGGGGGCGGCGCGCAATAACGGGCGATCTGCGGCGTTCTCAGTCGCGGCCCATTGACCAGTGCACTGCTGCAAAAGTGCGCCCGCTCTCCATGCGGGGTCACCGTGCAGTAATTCTTTGTTTCCCGTGCACTTCATGCACCGATTCACCTGCACTCCTGCATTGCCCTTCCCGCACTCTTGGTGCCCTTACTTTACTTGAAGTGCGGACGGGTTGTTAGCAGTCCAA
Protein-coding sequences here:
- a CDS encoding tetratricopeptide repeat protein, producing the protein MKAGRRQEGGGRRGLRLVLITLLILAAAAATTGCKSRADKFSLAQRFNGVGIALYGRGNIPEALERFQKAAGYAPDFAFARNNSGVGFYHLGQVELAVAEFRTAAALSPETAEIHGNLGVALMVLGQFDEAEKELVQAISLEPEYVLAYSNLGALRFRTGRPNAAIVTYRKGLAIDESNSRLHHNLGDALMAQGNYSDAVKEYNRALELNPDSTITFNNLAWAYAKRGVNIEDALALATAALEQDQENGFYYDTLGWIYFNQGKFEEALGALASATKFQPGIPEIHFHLGETYRWMGKNHEATEEYGRVIGLEPYGEWADRAQKAIWSIKGL